The following is a genomic window from Chitinivorax sp. B.
AATTACAAGAATGGCGACCTGCGCGGCCAGCTGAAAGCCGCCTGCCCGAACGGGGTGGATGTGTATTTCGAAAATGTCGGAGGCGAAATTCTGGATGTTGTATTGAGCGTGATGAATTCATTCGGTCGAGTGGTGGTATGTGGCTTGATCAGTCAATACAACGCAACCGACAAGGTGCCGGGCCCTTACAATTTTGCCATGGTGATTTCCAAGCGCTTGCGGATTCAGGGTTTCATTGCGCCGGATTATGGTCCACGGGTCAAAGAGATGATTACGGACTTTTCCACTTGGTATATGGACGGAAAGCTGAAATACCGGGTGGATGTGGTGCATGGACTGGATGCTGCGCCAACGGCCATCAACAAACTGTTCGATGGGTCGAACCAGGGCAAATTGATTGTGCAGGTGTCCGAGGTGTGAGGTACCGGATTGAGTGTCGTGGCCTTGAAGCCGAAGGCAATCTGTCTTGCAGAGGGTATGCTTTTCAAATCAACTGAGAACCCATGTTATGAAAGCCTTGCTTTGCCAACAAGGCAGCCCGCGCGGAAGCTCTGGTACTGGCCGGTTTGTCCATTCCGCAACCCGGCCCAAGCAAGTAATGATTCGCATGTAAATAGCAGGTGCGATTTTTTGGATGGATTGACTATTCGGGGCCTGCACCAGTTCACGTCGCCGCTATCGTTTATACCAGGTGGTGAGCTGGTAAGCCCAAGCGCCACATCTCGACGACCTGTTCGTTGGCACAGGTTGCACGGGCTGTCGTGTTGCTGGCTTCTCGGCGGCGATAGACAAGATGGATACCTGTAACAATTGATGAAACGAGGTGCCAATGCGTGTCCGTACGGTCATAGTGAGTTGCATGGCACTGGGGCTGGCCTACTTGCTCGGCTGGCCGGTAGCGGTGGAGCCACAAGCCTGGACACCGCCGCCGGCCCCTGCCTTACATGGACAATGGGCGCCGAATCTGGCGTTGGCCAGCACTCGGCGTATCTTCACTGATGGGCATGGCATCCCCGAGGATGTCGCGATCGGGCCAGATCAGTATGTGTATGCAGGAACCAGTGACGGCAGTATTCTGCGGATGGCTCAGGATGGTAGTGCGCCGCAGGTATTGGTAAACACGGGCGGGCGCCCATTGGGGATGCGTTTTGCCCCTGATGGCTCGCTATGGGTGGCTGATGGCGATAAAGGCCTGCTTAGGGTAACTTCTGATGGCCATATCAGCGTGTTGGCAACACATGCCGATGGCGTATCATTCAAACTGACCGATGACCTGGACGTGGCGGTGGATGGCAAAGTCTATTTCACCGATGCCAGCTATCGTTTCTCATTCCATGATTACCAAAGCGATTTACTCGAACACCGTGCCAATGGCCGTTTGCTGGAATATGACCCGGTTACCAGGCAAACACGGGTGCTGCTGAAAGACCTTTATTTTGCCAATGGTGTAGCCATCAGTCCGGATCAAACCTTCCTGTTGGTGGTGGAAACTGGCGAATACCGAGTTACCCGCTATTGGCTGAACGGAGCCAAGGCTGGCCATCGCGAGGTGTTCATCGATAATCTGCCAGGTGTGCCGGATGGTATCTCCAGCAATGGCCGGGATACTTTTTGGGTCGCGCTACCTACCCCACGCTTGAGCGACCTTGACAAATTGCTGCCGCACCCCTTTTTGCGCAAGATGGTGGCGCGATTGCCCAAGGTGTTACAACCTAAACCTACTCCCATGGGTTTTGTGATCGGGTTGGACCTGAATGGCAAGGTCACCCATAACCTGCAGGACCCCGACGGGCAGTCGTATGCCACCATTACCAATGTGATAGAGCAGAATGGCAAACTGTGGTTTGGCAGCTTGTATGAGCAAGCGGTCGGTGTATTACCAGTTACGGATTTGCCAAAGACAAAATAGGGAGCGACGATGTTCATGCCTGATGTGTACGCGTTGTTACAGGAGTGGGAGCAGCCCGCCATCAATACATTGGTTACTGTGTTGAATGAATCGGGCATTGCAACCGATGAAGATCGGCTTGGGCTGTCGTCAACTATGATCGAAGGCTGGACTGATGATTGCAGCCGCTTATTGTATGAGCGCGGTTACATTGGAGGTGAAATTCGGATCGGGGCCAAGTTTTTTCCTGAATCGGGTGCCATTTATGCGGTGTATGACAGCGCGTCGTACGAATTGAGCGAAGTGATCCGGCATCTTGAGCAGATCAATGCCAACGCGAAGCAGTAGGCGCATATGAATAAGATTCAATCAGAAAAGGGCTTATCATGAAAATCTACGGTCACGTCAACTCCCGTTCTACTCGCGCCTTGTGGGCAGCGGAAGAAGTGGGTGCAAGCTATGAGTACGAAAGTATCGATTTGATGGGCGGTGCGGCACGACGCGAACCCTATATTTCGATCAATCCCGGCGGAAAGGTACCTGCATTGGTGGAAGGGGAGCTGGTGCTGACCGAATCGGCAGCCATCTGCAATTATCTGGCCAACCGTTTTCCGGAAGCAAGCCTGTTGCCAAAGGAGGGGAGCAAAGAACGTGCACTGGTCGACCGTTGGAGCTATTTCGCGATGACCGAGATGGATGCGCCATTGTGGACTTTGACCAAGCACAAAATGATCTATCCGGAAGGCAAGCGTGTGCCGGCGATCATTGATGTCGCAATTGGTGAATTTGCCCGGTCGGTACAGTTGCTGGAAAAAGGCTTGGGTGCACAGGAATTCATTGTTGGCAGTCGTTTTTCCGTGGCCGATCTGCTGCTGGGACACTGCCTGAGTTGGGCTAAAGCCTTTCAGGTACCTATCGATTCAGACATTGTCATGGCTTATGCAAAGCGCTTGTGGGCACGCCCGGCTTTGGTGCGGGCACGGGCGCGCGAAATGGCATGATCGGGCTCATGGCCTGACCAATTGAGCACACTGCCTGTGTTGTGACTATGATCAGTTGGTCCGACCTTATCGGAATCAGGCCATGCATTCGAGTCAACATTTTGATACCACACAAGAGGCTGCTGACTATTTTCTTTTTAACATTCATATAGATAGAGTTTCAGTCGATTATGTCGGAGTGACCCGAACCGCTAGTCATGGCTTGATCCCCTTTTGGAGCACATCATGGTGGAGAGCAGAGTAGCTGTAGTCGCAGGTCGTTCGCTGATGGTACTACTGGTATTGTCATGTGTATTGGCGATTGCTTGGTTGGCTTACCGGGATGTCTGGCCTCGGGGTGAGGCGTTGGGCAATGCTTTGCAGCCAGTGATTGATACGCCACAACCTGATCAGGCCATGGTGGCGCGTGCCATTTGGGACAATTACCAAGAAACTCGCGGTAACGCCTCACGTTGGAGTGGTGTCTATTGGGGCTTCACATTTGCAGCTGCCGTGCTGAGTGCGTTGGCCGGATTGATACTGAAGTTTGAATCAATCCTACCCAATCAAGCGGTAAAAAAAGATGTCGCTGCCGTATTCTCCATGGCGGCTGCTTTACTCATCACTCTGTCCTCCAGTGGCGATTT
Proteins encoded in this region:
- a CDS encoding SMP-30/gluconolactonase/LRE family protein — translated: MRVRTVIVSCMALGLAYLLGWPVAVEPQAWTPPPAPALHGQWAPNLALASTRRIFTDGHGIPEDVAIGPDQYVYAGTSDGSILRMAQDGSAPQVLVNTGGRPLGMRFAPDGSLWVADGDKGLLRVTSDGHISVLATHADGVSFKLTDDLDVAVDGKVYFTDASYRFSFHDYQSDLLEHRANGRLLEYDPVTRQTRVLLKDLYFANGVAISPDQTFLLVVETGEYRVTRYWLNGAKAGHREVFIDNLPGVPDGISSNGRDTFWVALPTPRLSDLDKLLPHPFLRKMVARLPKVLQPKPTPMGFVIGLDLNGKVTHNLQDPDGQSYATITNVIEQNGKLWFGSLYEQAVGVLPVTDLPKTK
- a CDS encoding glutathione S-transferase family protein codes for the protein MKIYGHVNSRSTRALWAAEEVGASYEYESIDLMGGAARREPYISINPGGKVPALVEGELVLTESAAICNYLANRFPEASLLPKEGSKERALVDRWSYFAMTEMDAPLWTLTKHKMIYPEGKRVPAIIDVAIGEFARSVQLLEKGLGAQEFIVGSRFSVADLLLGHCLSWAKAFQVPIDSDIVMAYAKRLWARPALVRARAREMA
- a CDS encoding DUF4231 domain-containing protein, with product MVESRVAVVAGRSLMVLLVLSCVLAIAWLAYRDVWPRGEALGNALQPVIDTPQPDQAMVARAIWDNYQETRGNASRWSGVYWGFTFAAAVLSALAGLILKFESILPNQAVKKDVAAVFSMAAALLITLSSSGDFQRKWQANRVAAAELERLGYTFLQQPANNPREYMTEIGQIVHRRHLAIVGGQ